From Simonsiella muelleri ATCC 29453:
CATTCATTTACAAGGCAGCCTGAAAAAACAACATCAGAAAAATAATATGATAGAAAAAATGTCCGCCCCCAAACAAATTCAAACCTACCCTAATCAACAACATTGGCAGCCACGCCATGCAGCGGTGCAATGTGCATTGGATTCGCAACAAACTGCGTGCTTGGCAACCGAATATTATCCGCTCCGCATAACTGGTCGCGTCGATTACACAAATTTTAGTCAAGATTATCAATATCATGGCAAAAAACTGCCCACCCCAAAACCCATTGACACCCAACTTACCTTAGAACGTGTCTCCAAATTCACCGCTGCTACAATACAAATTGGCGATGTCATCCAATTATCTAATAATGATGAAAAAATTGTAACCAACAATACACCAGTTCGCGTATATCATGAAATCTCCACGCGCGCCATCAGCACAGGTCAAGCATTATCCATTTGGCAACGTTGGCATTTCACGCGCTTTTTAAAATTAACGGAAATGAACAGAGAAAATTCATAAGCAAAAATCTTTGTGAAACTGATTTTTGATGATTTTGAAATCAATACAGAATATGAACCGTTTACGTTTTCAGGCAGCCTGAAAAACACGGCGTGCAAATTCAAATAAGATAAGCGGAGCGGCATAAATCAGCACACAGTAAGCCGCTACAACGCCATCTTATTTAAAGGTGAATAACCATAACATCTCGCAGGTAGGATTTTTGAGTCTAACTTAAATTTTATTTGGTACCAAACCACTTGTTCACAATTTTATCGTATGAACCATTGGCTTTAATCGCACTCAAACCTTTATCAATTTGTGCCAGTAATTCAGGGTTATCTTGAGCAACACCAAAAACCAATTGGTGTTTAGGCGCATTGGTTGGAATGAAGCGGAATTTCAAACCATTTTTTTCATCATGAATTTTCTCAAAATATTGCAATGCGCGGTCTTCTGCTAATACACCAACAGTTTCCCCTTTAAACACGCTTTGCAATGACAAATAAATACTTCGGCGTTCAGTCATTTTGTTGTTACTGATTTGTTTAGCCAAATCTTTCATATCAGGTGGGTAGTAAGCACTGACGCTGATTCCTTTATCTTTCAAGTCGTTGATTGTTTTAATATTGGCATTTTCAGGTTTATCCAACACCCCGACAACCACTGAATTTTCCAAAAAAGGTTGACTAACCGCTACTTTTTTCTGTAACTCATCACTAAGAATTAATCCAGAAATCCAAGCATCTGCCTGTTTATTAGACAAAGTAGCATCAAAATTTGCTAAAGGTATCGCCTCCAATTTCACATTAAATTGTGCGCTCTCTGCCACTGCATACAAAATATCCGTTTCAAAACCAATAATTTCAGTATTTTTATTACGATATTCAAGAGGAGGGTAATTAGGCTCAGTAGCGAATGTATATGTTTTCCAATTTGCATTGAATGCGGGACGAGGCGCAACATCCACTTGAGGGGAAATCATCCCAGTTTCCACCGCCGTACTGGACGTTTTATTTTCCGTAGATGCTGGCGAGTTTGGAGCTTCTTTTTGACAAGCAACTAAAAACAACCCACTGATTAAAACAGAAATTAAACGAGTATTCATCATAATTTTCCTTGTTAATATTAATTATTTAATCAATCCACCTTTTTTTAGATTATACACTTAAATTTTATTCTTTTGATATAAAAAAAACAACAATTTTTAACCATAAATTACAATTCACAACAAAAACAGTTTTCAGGCTGCCTGAAAACTTTCGCATCGGTTACAATACGCTTTGTTGTATCCACTGCATATTTTTTAGGAAATGATGATGTATCAACACGTTCAACATTACGCAGGCGACCCCATTCTTAGCTTGGTGGAAACCTTCCAAAACGACCCACGTCCCAATAAAATCAGCTTAGCCATTGGCATTTATTTTGATAATAATGGAAAAATGCCTTTACCTAACAGCGTGCTAACTGCTGAAAAACAAATCGGTTTTGGTGTCAAAAGCTATTTGCCTATGGAAGGACACGCAGGTTTTCGCACCGAAGTCGCCAAATTAATTTTGGGTGCAGACAACCCCGTTTTAACTGAAAATCGCGTGGTAGTGGTGCAAACTTTGGGCGGTTCAGGCGCGTTAAAACTGGGTGCAGAATTTATTCATCGCTGGTTGCCACAAACCAAAATGTACGTTAGCGACCCCACTTGGGACAATCATCGTGGTATTTTTGAAGGTGCAGGTTTTGAAGTTGGTAGCTATCCCTATTATGATGCCAACACGATTGGTGTGAGATTTACCCAAATGTGTGCATTTTTCAACACGCTGCCTGAAAATACCGTGGTGTTGCTGCACCCTTGCTGCCACAATCCGACTGGCGTGGATTTATCGCCAGAACAGTGGGATACGATTTTGCAAATCGTTGCTGAACGCAAATTGATTCCGTTTATGGACATGGCGTATCAAGGTTTTGGTGGCGATTTTGACAGCGATGCGTACGCGATTCGCAAGGCTGTGGCAATGAATTTACCATTATTTGCAAGTTGCTCATTTTCCAAAAATATGTCGCAATACGGTCAGCGTGTGGGTGCGTTGTTGGTACTGGCACCAAACGCGGCAGAAGCAGAATTGGTACTTGGACAAATGAAATTGAATGTGCGCCACATTTATTCCAGCCCCCCTGCGCAAGGTGGTTTGATAGCGTATTATGTTTTATCAAACAAAGAGTTGCTTATTCAATGGCAAACCGAAGTATATGAAATGCGCGACCGCATTCGCCAAATGCGCCAAAAATTATACGATGTGTTGAGTCGCAGGCTGCCTGAAAAAGATTTCAGCTATTTTATTAAACAGCGCGGAATGTTCAGTTATACGGGTTTGACGGTGGCGCAAGTGCAGCGTTTGCGTGATGAATTTGCGATTTATTTGCTCGATTCGGGGCGTTTGTGCGTGGCTGGTCTCAACGATGGCAACATTGACGCTGTAGCTGATGCGATGGCAGCGGTGTTTAAAACAACGTAGTTGGTTTTCAGGCAGCCTGTAGCTGAAAAAAGCAACCTAAAAATTTCCCTAAAATTTTAATTTTGATTTTAAAACGATAACATGATTAGCAAACAACCTTTACTCACACTCAACACCCAACAAGCTTTGGGTATTGTTATTATTTTGGTGGCGATGATGGGGTTTACCATTATTCAATTAGAATGGGTACCGCATTTAACCATTCTGACCGCCCTACTTGCGTTGTTGGCTTATGGCATGATGCGCGGCATTCATTGGAACGAAATGCAAAAACGCATGGCACAATCTGTTGAACAAGGCATGGGCGCAGTTTATTTGTTCTTTTTTATTGGGTTACTGGTTTCGTCTTTGATGATGAGTGGGGCGATTCCAACCTTGATGTATTACGGTTTTGGTTTGATTTCACCGCAATTTTTTTATTTATCGGCATTTTTATTGTGTGGCGTGATTGGCGTATCCATTGGCAGCAGCTTGACGACTTGCGCGACAGTCGGCGTGGCGTTTATGGGTATGGGCGAAGCCTTTGGTGCAAATGCCGCGATTACCGCAGGAGCAGTGGTATCAGGTGCATTTTTTGGCGATAAAATGTCGCCGTTATCGGACACCACAGGGATTGCCGCTGCTACAGTGGGCGTTGATTTGTTTGAACATATTAAAAATATGGCATATACCACCGTGCCAGCGTTGATTTTAACAGCGATGATATTCACATGGTTTGTGCCAAGCGTGGATTCAGGCAGCCTGAAAAGCGTGATTTCACTTCAAAATCAATTACAAGCAAGCGGTTTGGTACATGGTTATGCGTTATTGCCATTTGTGGTTTTAGTGGTGTTGGCGTTACGTAAAGTGAATGCAAATTTAACAATGTTATGGACAATTATTCTATCAACTTCAATTACTTATATTCACAGTTCACCAAGCTTGAGGCAATTGGGTGGTTGGTTTTTTGGTGGTTTTAAAAATGAGCATTTGGGTGAAAACATTGCCAAATTATTACAACGTGGTGGGTTGGAAAGTATGTTTTTCACGCAAACGGTGGTGATTTTGGCATTGAGTTTGGGTGGATTGCTGTTTGCATTGGGCGTGATTCCTGCGCTGCTTGACGCAATGCGCCGCTTTTTAACAACTGCTGGGCGTGCAACTTTTTCAGTAGCAGCGACAAGCGTGGGAATTAATGTATTGATTGGTGAGCAATATTTGTCTATTTTGCTGTCTGGTGAAACGTTCAAACCTGTGTATGACAAACTGGGTTTGCATCATCGCAATTTGTCGCGCACACTGGAAGATGCTGGCACGGTCATCAATCCACTTGTACCATGGAGCGTCTGTGGCGTATTTATTTCACATGTGTTGAAAGTGAGCGTAATGGATTATTTACCGTATG
This genomic window contains:
- a CDS encoding aromatic amino acid transaminase, whose amino-acid sequence is MYQHVQHYAGDPILSLVETFQNDPRPNKISLAIGIYFDNNGKMPLPNSVLTAEKQIGFGVKSYLPMEGHAGFRTEVAKLILGADNPVLTENRVVVVQTLGGSGALKLGAEFIHRWLPQTKMYVSDPTWDNHRGIFEGAGFEVGSYPYYDANTIGVRFTQMCAFFNTLPENTVVLLHPCCHNPTGVDLSPEQWDTILQIVAERKLIPFMDMAYQGFGGDFDSDAYAIRKAVAMNLPLFASCSFSKNMSQYGQRVGALLVLAPNAAEAELVLGQMKLNVRHIYSSPPAQGGLIAYYVLSNKELLIQWQTEVYEMRDRIRQMRQKLYDVLSRRLPEKDFSYFIKQRGMFSYTGLTVAQVQRLRDEFAIYLLDSGRLCVAGLNDGNIDAVADAMAAVFKTT
- the nhaC gene encoding Na+/H+ antiporter NhaC, giving the protein MISKQPLLTLNTQQALGIVIILVAMMGFTIIQLEWVPHLTILTALLALLAYGMMRGIHWNEMQKRMAQSVEQGMGAVYLFFFIGLLVSSLMMSGAIPTLMYYGFGLISPQFFYLSAFLLCGVIGVSIGSSLTTCATVGVAFMGMGEAFGANAAITAGAVVSGAFFGDKMSPLSDTTGIAAATVGVDLFEHIKNMAYTTVPALILTAMIFTWFVPSVDSGSLKSVISLQNQLQASGLVHGYALLPFVVLVVLALRKVNANLTMLWTIILSTSITYIHSSPSLRQLGGWFFGGFKNEHLGENIAKLLQRGGLESMFFTQTVVILALSLGGLLFALGVIPALLDAMRRFLTTAGRATFSVAATSVGINVLIGEQYLSILLSGETFKPVYDKLGLHHRNLSRTLEDAGTVINPLVPWSVCGVFISHVLKVSVMDYLPYAFFCYLCLILTMIFGFTGFTLSKK
- a CDS encoding substrate-binding periplasmic protein, with translation MNTRLISVLISGLFLVACQKEAPNSPASTENKTSSTAVETGMISPQVDVAPRPAFNANWKTYTFATEPNYPPLEYRNKNTEIIGFETDILYAVAESAQFNVKLEAIPLANFDATLSNKQADAWISGLILSDELQKKVAVSQPFLENSVVVGVLDKPENANIKTINDLKDKGISVSAYYPPDMKDLAKQISNNKMTERRSIYLSLQSVFKGETVGVLAEDRALQYFEKIHDEKNGLKFRFIPTNAPKHQLVFGVAQDNPELLAQIDKGLSAIKANGSYDKIVNKWFGTK